CACCCCTGCACCTGACGCTGCTCCAGTCCTTCACCTTTCATTGCGTTCAAACAGCCAATCAGGATTCACATGACGTCACAAGAAGTGACATCACAGATGTGAGAGACCTCTGGGTTCTCATATCTCTGCACACAATCCTCTTAATcccaatctgtgtgtgtgtgtgtgtgtgtgtgtgtgtgtgtgtgtgtgtgtgtgtgtgtgtgtgtgtgtgtgtgtgtgtgtgtgtgtgtgtgtgtgtgtttcgtcaCCAGATGTTTTTCtaagtatttatttgaacaacAAACGAGGCCCTGAAGCATTAGAggtaaaacacacacgcgcgcgcgcgcgcagggGTGTTGTGGAGCAGATTACAGGGTCAGACTGGATGTTTCCTCCAGAACAGCTGATGAAGAGTTGAacagaggaggtgggggggcgggtcctctctgctcctcctcctcctcccggtgcTTCTCTCCGCACTCGGCCGGTCGTCCTCCGGTCGGCAGGACGCTCCTCCGGTTCTCGTCCGGTTCTCGTCCGGTTCTCGTCGCGCCGCGGGGAGCCGGCGTCCCGCGGAGCCCCCTCTGAGGGACTCTGCTGGTTCTGGGAGTTGGTGAACCGGACCGGAGCTGGTCCCCGGGCGCCGGGCCATGGAGCCGCGGGCCGGGAGCGGGAGCGTCCCGGTGTGGGTGTGCCGGGAGGAGCGGCGGGTGTCCGGGCTCACGAGGCGGACCACCTGCGGAGACGTGGTGAgggtcctgctggaggaccagacCCTGCGGGAGGCCGGGGTCCTGTCCGGACCCCCGCAGTCCTACTGCGTGGTGGAGAAGTGGCGCGGGTTCGAGCGCGTGCTGCCGTCCCGGACCCGGATCCTGCGGCTCTGGGCCGCCTGGGGCGCCGAGCGGGACTCGGtccgcttcctgctgctccggaACGACGCCTCGCTGCCCGGTACCGGGCCCCGCAGCGCCGAGGCCCGGGTCGTCCCGAGCCGGGACGGCGGAGGTCCGGGAGCCCTGCTCAAGGGCAGCGGCAGGAGCAGCCGGACCGCCGCGGCCGCCTCCCTGACCCGGGACCGGCAGCGGCGCGTGGTGAGGAAGGCGTTCCGGAAACTGGACCGGATGAACCGGCAGAAGGAGCGGAGCGCGGACCGGGAGCCGGACTCCGTGGACAGGATGGAGACCCTGGTCCACCTGGTGGTCTCGCAGGACCACACCATCCGCCAGCAGGGCCACCGGATCCGGGAGCTGGACCGGGAGATCGAGCGCTACGAGGCCGGGCTGCACTGCGACCGGGTCCGGAGGCTCGGAGCCAACTACGTCCAGGACCTCTACCTGCTGGAGCCCCGGTCCCCGGAGGAGCCCCGGtccggggaccggcgggacgcACCGGGGCCCCGGTCCCCGGAGGAGAACCGGTACCCGGACCGGCGGGACGCACGGCGCGCGACGGAGCGGCTGGACGCTGACCTGCAGGGCGCACGGGACCAGCGGGACGCGGACCGGGAGGACGCACGGCGCGCGGCCGACGCGCTGGCGCAGTTCCAGGAGCACGCGCGCCGCTGCGaggaggtggcgctgctgcaggaggagctgacggagcgcgAGGCGCTGGCGGAGAGGATCACCGGGGAGATCCGGGACGAGCTGAACCGGCGGTGGATGAAGCGGCGGCgcgcggagcgggaggaggacgCGCGGCGGGACGTGGAGGACGCGCCAGGCGCCGCGGAGCGGGACGAGGAGCGGCAGCGCGTGCGCACGCAGCTGGACGCCAGCCTGTACGTGGGCCTGCGGCTCCAGACCGAGCTGGACGCGGTGCGGGGAGACCTGGACCGGAGCCTGGCGCTGTGGGAGACCCGGGAGCGcgagctgctggacctgctggagctgctggctcGGGCGGAGGCCGGGGGGCCGGGCGGAGGCCGGGCGGAGGCCGGGGGGCCGGGCGGAGGCCGGGCGGAGGCCGGGGGGCCGGGCGGAGGACCGGCGGAGGCCGAGGGGCCGGGCGGAGGACCGGCGGAGGCCGGCAGCTCCAGCGACTCGGACTCGGACACCGGACTGAGCTCCATGGACTCCGACAACCCGCCTGTGTGCGAGTCGCTGGTTTAGCAGGACCAGAACCCGGAACGCCCACctccacaggaggaggaggaggaggaggaggaggaggaggaggaggaggaggaggaggaggcttctCTGTCTTCATTAGCAGTAAACTCCTGGTGGAGGTCCAGAGGACAGAGTCtgacaggtggagcagctggaggacagaacggggtctgagggggtctgagaaggtctgagggggtctgagggggtctgagggggtctgaggAACCTTTTTataatgtaattttattttattttattatgtgCTTCTAacttattttgcttttttactttgctccacactgaggggggttcttcacactgggacctggatctggtcctctgctggggtttcTGTGCTGGGCTCttctggtcccggctggcctggggggtcCACACCGTGGTCTGGCAGGGgtgggggtcgggcgctggagccccagtgtTGAAGGGACGGTTGAGGATTGTTGACATGACTCTGTGGctccccgtcagcagtgtttcacacagactgacccctgacccttgacccctgacccctgacagcgtccagggagcagagatccggtcCGGTTCTGGTCCAGAAGAAGGTAGTCCGCTGGCAGCAGCGCTGGTTGTtactccagctggaggaggagggaatgaAGCCGAGCGTTCACAcgttggtttgagaagaaaaacgctccAGACGACCGTcctctggaccagaaccagaccggaTCCTGCTCCCTGGACGCTGtccggggtcaggggtcagtctgtgaaAAACATGCTGAGGGGGAGGTCATAGAGTCATGTCAACAATCCTCAACTATCCCTttaatgacctttgacctctcctggtgtggacggccccactggtggtgtttcccatgatgctcagcgCCATGTCTCCCTTGTTGTGTTTAAGaaaatgggagtgtgtgtgtgtgtgtgtgtgtgtgtgtgtgtgagatactGATTGATGGagcagtttttattctttactgtttttatcactgtttttactgttcagcagtttgcgttgtttttatgaaaagtTCGCGACAAATAAAGttcgattgattgattgattggatataggggggtctgaggaggtctgaggaggtctgaggaggtcTGAGCTTCTCCTGGAGTCCACTTTGGGGAACTTTCTTTTCATGGaaacgttttcaagtgagaacaaAGTTTGAGTCTGTTTTTGGGCTGCTCCATTttgcctaaaaataaaaactgggtTATTTTCTCTCAAACCCGATTTTTCGATTGcgattttttgtaaaaaaaaaaaaaaaaaaaaaaggaagtaagtagtttgaatgtcttttattgaaccttattttcagtttggattCAACGAACCCCCGGTCCAGAAGTTACAGTCGCGTCACTGAACAGTGCAGAACACTCAGTTATAAAACCCAAAGTGAACAATCGATCTGAAACAGCCTCCTTATAAATGTGCCTCCTTGCTGCCAGTGAACTTAATTCTGTTGCAAATAAAGAAGAATCTCCGGAGACTCAGATCTCCTCGTCTGAACACGCTGCAGGTCCCTGCTCTCACTGGAACACAGCACCCAACCAATAAAGAcactttttgtaaaagaaaaataccctACAACGTCAAATAATCTTGGTCGGTTGGTCGGCCGGTCGGCCGGTCAGGTGCGGTAGGAAGGCAGCAGGTGAGAAGCTCCAGTCAGCCTCCCTCTGGTCTCACTGGAACAGAAATCACTGAACAGGAAACTCTGTTCACACCGAAGGTATTTGGCTCGACCTCACTGACGCAGCGGCCCGCGGTGGAGCCGGGAGCCACAGTGTGAACACCTTTTTCTGACTGATggaggcgaggctgccaatctgcgccatcggcccctcccaccaccaaccattcactctcactactttcatactaggcaacgtgggtgaagtgtcttgcccaaggacacaaccacagttttacgcctgcaggagcggggatcgaactgccaaccttccggttataagacgacctgctctaccaactgagctgctgtcgccccGAACTTGACTTCCCTGAGCAAATGTCACTTCTCCGGCAGCAgccatgcttgttgttgttCGTTACCAGACGTTGAGCGAAGGCAGGAACGCACTTCCTCCATGACGTCATGAGACGGCCGGAGAAACTACGGTGGCTCAGAGGCGCCAAAAAGGACCTGTTCATGTGAAAAGCCAAAATCGACGAatcgtgacagccgaggccgagacaaagtgcctctctgctggagagcagccccaacgttcccatccgagctaactgtggctaagttagcgaaactgtcagctgacccacctgaagacggtggacgagctgactttatgagaacactggcgatggatgaagaaatacagccggaatgagcgactttgcagagatgatgtcccgctgaagcccccctgccgtggcccccgctgaatcggttggatctaaataacttctggactccgagctgcaccaggTCTGTCTGAGTGAGGACATGAGCACGactcacctagaaataaggtccaggtgtcaaagaACCGGAGCTGCCCTTTAAAAGTAATCAGGAGTGTCCTCACCTGTGAATAGCACTGTGAGTGAATGAGAAAACGAGTGTGAGTGCttgatgtttttcagtgttgtgtATAGTGGGCTAGTgtgtggagggtgtgtgtgtgtttgtgtgtaatcGTGAGTTTTTAAGCATGTTTTAGATCTGCCTGTCTGCGGGTGGATTAGGGCCGGGAGCTGTGGAGCCGCTCTGGCTCTAAACCCTGATGCTCCACTCAGCTGCAAACGTTGTTCTGCAACGATGTCTGTCTGCAGCGGCGCCTGTCAAATAGATAcatacagaaagaaagaaagaaagaaagaacctCCGGGTTCAGaacgttgtcgtggaaacaggctgctgctgcttccaggaGGAAGGCCAGCGTTCCAAACAGAACCTCAGAAcagactgctgcagagggaACCCGGTGGACCGGGTCCAGTTCCCCAGGATGCACCTGGACGCCCTCAGCCCCCAACGCCAGAACGTTCTCTGAGCCCGGGTTCCTCGGCAGACCGGGTTCCTCGGCAGACCGGGTTCCTCGGCAGACCGGGGTCCCCGGCAGACCGGGTTCCTCGGCAGACCGGGTTCCTCGGCAGACCGGGTTCCTCGGCAGACCGGGTTCCCCGGCAGACCGGGTTCCTCGGCAGACCGGGTTCCCCGGCAGACCGGGTTCCTCGGCAGACCGGGTTCCTCGGCAGACCGGGGTCCCCGGCAGACCGGGTTCCCCGGCAGACCGGGTTCCTCGGCAGACCGGGGTCCGGAGGTGGAAGGTTCCGGCTTCACTGAGACGCTCCGGCAGAGGAaccttcctggttctgctgacgGTCTCGGTTCTGCTGGGACCTTCAGAACCGTTTGAAGACTTTCCTGGGTTCCAGCTGACGGAgccacgtgcacacacacgtgcacagtcTCAGCAGtctgtcaaaaataaaactaaacttgaatctttgatgtgttttattctcaaacacacactggaagcaGGTTCCAGGTCCGGATCCGGGTTCTGTCAGTAACCCTGAGGGCAGAACAGACGGGACTCCGACACCTCGGTTCTAGATCAGGTTCTCTGAACTGTCGGTTCCATGTCGGTTCTATCGGACCTGTGTTCGGCCGGCGTGACGGAGGAACCGGGAACCGGAGGAACCGGGAACCGGAGGAGCGGGGTCAGGAATGGAGGCGGGACCGGGCTCGGTCTTTATGATCTGGACGAGCCGGTTCTCTGCGGCGTCCTCAGGCTCTGGGGTTCCGCGGCTCTGTTCTGAGGAGAACCATACCCGAGTTCCTGTGACCTGGAACGGTCCTCGCTCCGTTCCGTCAGAGAACTCTGACACGACTGGGCGGACCGCGGCAGAACCGCCGGCTGAGTGGTGGGAACGCGCCGGTTCCGCGGTCTGTGGAGCTGTGGAGCAGTGGAAGGAACGGCTCGCAGCACCGGTTCGAGGTTGCTGGGTTCTTTAGACCGTCTCCACCGGTTctgtgtctgtcctcctgttctGAAGCAGAACCACGGTTCTGGAAGGTTCCAGGTTCTAGGTATGAAGGTCCCTGACAGGAGGAGAGTCCTGGTTCCCCGctcagcaggagtgtgtgtcgaTCAGCACAACAACAACGATGAAAGCAGATTTTATTCTTAATGCTTTACATTCGATGCCAAATCTCAGAGCGCTGCAGACGAAATGACAAGACAGAAGCCTCGAAGGCCCGGCCCCCCAGGGTCCTGAGCCGGGTCCTGGGGGAGCAGGCGGTGCTgctggcctgaccgggtcctggtggaggtgtgtggtgtgagcaggtctgtgagaAGGTGGGGGCGTCGCCGTGGAGACAGTGGTGGGTGTGGAGGATGGACGTGTTTCCGCCCCTCATCAGGACCCCGGCAGCTGGTCTGAACCCTCATCAGGACCCCGGCAGCTGGTCTGAACCCTCATCAGGACCCCGGCAGCTGGTCTGAACCCTCATCAGGACCCCGGCAGCTGGTCTGAACCCTCATCAGGACCCCGGCAGCTGGTCTGAACCCTCATCAGGACCCCGGCAGGTCCCGATGAGGCGTTGCAGTCGTCCAGCCTGGAGCAGAGGGACGAGTTTCTCTGCAGGGAGAGAAAGTGAAGGACGGAGTCCAGAGACGTtacggaggaggcggagggccGATGTGGCTGACAGGACtgagaggaggggtgggggtcgggggtcgggggtcgggggtcgggtttgtcagcgagggagagagggggatgcTCCGGCCGAAAAGAGAGATGGAAGCGATGGGAGAAGAGAAGAGTGAAGTTGAGGGATTCAGAATCTCTTCAGGTTTTGAGGCGTTGAGCTGCAGGACGTTTTGACTCATCCAGGCCCCGGTCtcacctggggggggggggaggccaTGGCAACCACTGACCTGCAGGTCCTCCTGCTCCGTTCTCCCCCCTGCTGCAGTGGGGGGTCAACAGTCAGTCGGACTGTACAGCCCGCTACAGTCGGACTGTTTCAGGTTCTGGTCCCTGGTGGTCAGGGGGCGTGGCTTATACACAGCGCCGTTTCTTCAACACATTTAGCTTCAGACTTGTCAGACGGAGTTAAGAGTTCCAGCTGGTTTAACCTCGCTGATGACGGTACAGGAAGTAGTACTGTAGAGGAAGTGGGTCTGCACAGGAAATGGATCTTGGCAGGAAGTGGATCTGTACAAGAAGTGGATCTGCAGAGGAAGTGgatctggacaggaagtggaattgTTAAAGAGCTCTAGAACCTTGCAGACCCTGATCAGGTCTGGTTTGTGTTCCACGGAAAAGGCGTCACTCTGGAACTCTGCCGGAACGTTCCTCCCTGCCGTTGGCTCTTTAAATAGAcccagctctgtgtgtgtgtgtgtgtgtgtgtgtgttcactcatCCATCCTCCCTACACTGTTATATAACACTGGTACACCTGCACCTTAACAACTCCCTGAACAATGGcagaggtggtgtgtgtgtgtgtgtgtgtgtgtgtgtgtgtgtgtgtaattcatCATGCACATGAGCACAACCTGGATGTTTGTGCACCTCTTTCATCACACGAAGCGTGTTTGCCTCAAAGGAATGTGTGCATTCATTTGacagtgtgcacacacacacaggcacacacacacacacacacacacacacacacacacacacacacacacacacacacacacacacacacacacacacacacacaccagatgtgAGAGCTGCGTTGGTGGGAGTGGATGTTCCGTCCTGCTTCAGTCCAGATGTTCCGGATCATCTGTCTGTTCTCTGAGTTCTGGCGTCGCTGCAGGTTCTCACTCACCTGACCTGACAGACAAGCCAccttacccacaatgcaccggggcgcccgtctgtctgcagctcccacaatgcaccggggcgcccgtctgtctgcagctcccacaatgcaccgggGCGCCCGACAGACAAGTGACGTAAAATTCTGTTGTCCTATGAACGTTGTTATTTTGTTGGACAGTGTCTCCCGGGCGGCCGAGCTGATGCCTCTGAACGTCCTGACAGGCGAACGGCGGGCGTCTGTTTAGTCtcttaataagaaaaaaaaagtgacggAAAATAGCAACAAATTCAGAACACTGAAAGAACActgtgacactgtgtgtgtgtgtgtgtgtgtgtgtgtgtgtgtgtgtgtgtgtgtgtgtgtgtgtctaacagGTAGAACTCGTCTCTCAGCTGTAATTATCTCTGTGGTTCTCAGCTTTACATGTTTCGTATCGTATATCTGAAAACATGGAACAAAAGTAGTTCTCTACAGGCGGAACGAGGTTCTCTACAGGCGGAACGGCGGAACGAGGTTCTCTACAGGCGGAACGAGGTTCTCTACAGGCAGAATCTACAGGCAGAACGAGGTTCTCTACAGGCAGAACGAGGTTCTCTACAGGCGGAACGAGGTTCTCTACAGGCAGAACGAGGTTCTCTACAGGCGGAACGAGGTTCTCTACAGGCAGAACGAGGTTCTCTACAGGCGGAACGAGGTTCTCTACAGGCAGAACGAGGTTCTCTACAGGCAGAACGAGGTTCTCTACAGGCGGAACGAGGTTCTCTACAGGCAGAACGAGGTTCTCTACAGGCGGAACGAGGTTCTCTACAGGCAGAACGAGGTTCTCTACAGGCGGAACGAGGTTCTCTACAGGCAGAACGAGGTTCTCTACAGGCAGAACGAGGTTCTCTACAGGCGGAACGAGGTTCTCTACAGGCAGAACGAGGTTCTCTACAGGCGGAACGAGGTTCTCTACAGGCGGAACGAGGTTCTCTACAGGCAGAATCTACAGGCAGAACGAGGTTCTCTACAGGCAGAACGAGGTTCTCTACAGGCGGAACGAGGTTCTCTACAGGCAGAACGAGGTTCTCTACAGGCGGAACGAGGTTCTCTACAGGCAGAACGAGGTTCTCTACAGGCGGAACGAGGTTCTCTACAGGCGGAACGAGGTTCTCTACAGGCGGAACGAGGTTCTCTACAGGCGGAACGAGGTTCTCTACAGGCGGAACGAGGTTCTCTACAGGCGGAACGAGGTTCTCTACAGGCGGAACGAGGTTCTCTACAGGCTTCTGGTTCCTTCATGACTTTGTAAATTTCCGTActttaagatttttttctgttgaggAACAAGCACTGACGggttctacacacacacacacacacacacacacacacacacacacaccgacatgtcTCATGCTCGTGGGATTGTGTCACATGACCGTGGTATTCAGGAGGTCACCAGTcatgaactttgacctttttGTGGTCCTCCCACTCAGTGTGACCTGACCCAAcagcgttcacacacacacacacacacacacacacacacacacacacacacacacacagcaggtaatcagattacatcctGGTACTTTTTCATTGGGCAGTGTTCCTTACGTCACCCAGCcaggagggggacagggggcggggcctgagcaccagggggcggggctgacagGAATGTGctgtggtcatgtgacctgacTCCAGTCCTCCTCAGTGTTCCTGCAGACGGTCCGTCTCCGTGCTCCGCCGGGACGCAGGTCCCCAGGAAGCACCGGGGAACCGGTCGTTCCATGCGGCTCAGACCTACCAGCAGCGCGTTGTCCCGGCCGCTAGCGGTGCTAACGATGCTAGCAGCGCGTTGTCCCGGCCGCTAGCGGTGCTAACGATGCTAGCAGCGCGTTGTCCTGGCCGCTAGCGGTGCTAACAATGCTAGTAGCGCGTTGTCCCGGCCGCTAGCGGTGCTAACAATGCTAGCGGCACGTTGTCCCGGCCGCTAGCGGTGCTAACGATGCTAGCAGCGCGTTGTCCTGGCCGCTAGCGGTGCTAACGATGCTAGCAGCACGTTGTCCCGGCTGCTAGCGGTGCTAACGATGCTCGCGGTGCTTCTCCGGTTAATTCGGGACGTCGTCATGGTTACAGTGAACCAACAACTCATCAAAACAACTGGAGAAGCTGAGCGAGGAAATCAACAGAACGCTGCTGGGAGGACCTGTCAATcaagaagccccgccccctcatcAGCAACACTTCAAGGCCACAGCCACAGCCTGTCTGGAGCAGccctggtgcatgctgggatatgtACAGGTGCTCAAAGGTCAGCGGttcaagggggggggggggggggggggggggggggggtcctggacctggaccctgaaAGGTTTGTTAAGAACCCTCCTAACTGACCCAGCAGTTCTAgactccaattttttttttatcaaaaggGGTTTCGGAGGTTTTCTTGGAAGACCCCCAGAGTCCTGAAGACCCCCAGAGTCCTGAAGACCCTCAGTGTCCTGAAGACCCCGAGTGTCCTGAAGACCCTCAGTGTCCTGAAGACCCCCAGAGTCCTGAAGACCCTCAGTGTCCTGAAGACCCTCAGTGTCCTGAAGACCCTCAGTGTCCTGAAGACCCTCAGTGTCCTGAAGACCCCCAGAGTCCTGAAGACCCTCAGTGTCCTGAAGACCCTCAGTGTCCTGAAGACCCCCAGAGTCCTGAAGACCCCCAGTGTCCTGAAGACCCTCAGTGTCCTGAAGACCCTCAGTGTCCTGAAACAACCTGGAACACTCAACTCAAAGACAAAGCAGCAACAAATGAAAAGTATGTCCCCCCAccccaagacacacacacgcacacacacacacacacacacacacacacacacacagtcttgtatttctatccttgtggggaccgcccattgactcccattcatgtctagcccctaaccctgacccttaccctaaccctaacccacaccacaacacagcctaaccctaaagaaatgtttttgaccttttacttttttcagtaacaacaacatggtcaagaaaacactgtttctcctacttaggaccggaaaaaggtccccacaaggcacgtcgttccacgttttgctatccttgtggggacatttggccccaacaaggatagaaatacaagaacgctcacacacacacacacacacgcacgcacgcacgcacgcacacacacacacacacacacacacacacacacacacacacacacacacacacacacagggttggAGGACTCTTGTGGAATTCCTCACTGCTGGACAAACCAGCCTGTCACTGATTCACTTTAACAAGCTGATCCTGGACCAGTGGATCCTCAAGCAGATCCTGCAATCGATCCCAGAATCAGATCCACCGACCAGAGCGGCGTCCTTCTGTCCTTCGGagcaggggacaggggacaAGGGACAGGGGACAGGTCATCATGGTAACCACAGGACGCCTGACTCCTCTGATACGTCCCCATTCAGAGGTCTAACTGGCAGCTCAGGAGACACAGCCGAGCCCCGATGAAGGAGCAGGAGACACAGCCGAGCCCCGATGAGGGAGCAGGAGACACAGCCGAGCCCCGATGAGGGAGCAGGAGACACAGCCGAGCCCCGATGAAGGAGCAGGAGACACAGCCGAGCCCCGATGAG
Above is a window of Salarias fasciatus chromosome 7, fSalaFa1.1, whole genome shotgun sequence DNA encoding:
- the LOC115391851 gene encoding ras association domain-containing protein 10-like — its product is MEPRAGSGSVPVWVCREERRVSGLTRRTTCGDVVRVLLEDQTLREAGVLSGPPQSYCVVEKWRGFERVLPSRTRILRLWAAWGAERDSVRFLLLRNDASLPGTGPRSAEARVVPSRDGGGPGALLKGSGRSSRTAAAASLTRDRQRRVVRKAFRKLDRMNRQKERSADREPDSVDRMETLVHLVVSQDHTIRQQGHRIRELDREIERYEAGLHCDRVRRLGANYVQDLYLLEPRSPEEPRSGDRRDAPGPRSPEENRYPDRRDARRATERLDADLQGARDQRDADREDARRAADALAQFQEHARRCEEVALLQEELTEREALAERITGEIRDELNRRWMKRRRAEREEDARRDVEDAPGAAERDEERQRVRTQLDASLYVGLRLQTELDAVRGDLDRSLALWETRERELLDLLELLARAEAGGPGGGRAEAGGPGGGRAEAGGPGGGPAEAEGPGGGPAEAGSSSDSDSDTGLSSMDSDNPPVCESLV